The stretch of DNA CCACTGCCCCGCGGAGAGCCCGAACGGACCCCCGCCCACCATGTCCACCACCGGCTCGAAGGGACCGGGGCTCTTGAACTCGACCTGGGCCCCGAGGGCGTCCCCGACCGCAAGCCCGAGAAGACTGCCTCTGTATCTCTCTCTCGTGTCCAGTTCACATCACCCACCCGTTCACTGATCCGGCCCGTCGAGGACCCGGTACAGGTACCACTTCCTGGCCCTGCCGCCCCGATCCAGGTAGATCTCGTACACCTTTCCGTCCTCGCCCAGGAGTCTGAAGTAGTTCCGGTGCCTGCGGGTGCGCCAGGACCGGGCAGCGGGGTGTGTCCCTCCGAAGCCCCAGTCCTGCCACTCCGAGAGAACCTCGCGGACTGCCACGATCCGGCCCTCGCATACAAAAGCTAACGGCCTTGCACCCTCAGCGTCTGTGGATACCTTGACCGGCTTGCCCACGAACTCAGACACCAACCCACCGCCCTGTCATTCGGGCCCGACACAGCCCCGGGTCCGGTTCTTGCCCCCCGAGCGCCCTCATCCGGAGAGGCCTACAGAAGACCCAGGCTTCTGTGCTTGCCCGCGATACTATCGGCAAGGCGATCGACAGCCTCAAGGTCAGCCTGTCGAGGCAACCCCCGGCATATGACGGGTTCCAAGATCTCGGCCTTGAGGTTCGTAATCGTCGATGCGATCTGTTCTACCGCTTTCCCGCCCCAGCTCTGGGAGTTCAACACAGACACGAACCTCACTCTCGGCCTGAGTGCATTGGCCAGGAAGGCCGCGTTGACCGCAAGCGGGTGCGCCCCAGCCAGCACCGTGGGTGTGCCTATCACCACTGTCGCCGCGTCAACCAGGGATATGGCGAGCTTGCCGATGTCCGTCCCTGTCAGCTCATACTGCTGCACCCCGACACCGCGAAGGCTGAGCGCCTCAACGAGCCTCTCCACCATGACTTTGGTGCTGCCGTGCATAGTCACGTAGGCAACGGCCACCAGGTTTGCAGGCGGTCCCGAAGTCCACTCCCTATATGCGTCGACGATGAACGACGGCCGCTCGTAGATCGGGCCGTGGCTCGGGGCGATCATCTTCACGTCGTAAGGCGCAAGCTTCTCAAGGTTCTTTTGGATCACGTTCGCGAAAGGCATCATGATCTCTGCGAAGTAACGCTTCGCGGCCTCGTATACCCTGGCCTCGTTCGCGACATAGAGATCACTCGTGGCCAAGTGGGACCCGAAGAAGTCACAGGAGAACAGAATCCCATCAGGCTGGAGGTAGCTCACCATTGTCTCGGGCCAGTGGACCCATGGAGTGTGGATGAAAGTGATAGTCCGCCCTCCCAGGTCGAGCGTGGCCCCATCCTCTACTGTCATGAACCGATCCTCCGGTATGTGCAGAAGGTCGATGAGGAACGTCTTCGCCTTGGGTGATGCGACGACAACTGCCCCGGGGAACTTGTCGAGCACCAAGGGTATGCATCCGGAGTGGTCCTGCTCACCATGGTGAGCCACGACGTAGTCCACCCGCTCGGTCTCCTCGAGTTTCGACATTAGCTCGTGTGCCATGGTGGGGTCGACCGCATCCAGGAGCACGGTCTTGTCTTGCCCCCGGACGAGGTATGCGTTGTAGCTTGTCCCATCAGGAAGCGGAATCAGGGAGTCGAAAAGCCGTCTGTCCCAGTCGACGGCGCCCACCCAGCAGATGCCTTCGCGAATCGGCCTAGCCTTCATGATTACGACGCCCTCCGTGATCATAATATGGACCTAACATGCGCCTCCACTTATTGACAGCACTCACTTCCCCATCCTGCTTGATGGCATACTGAAGCTCGGGCGGATCACCTGCTCTGTCTGGAACGGGGGTCGGATTCATATGTCCGCTGTCTTGATTGGAGCCCAAGTGCGTCTCCGGGGGACCCTCGCTGCGGCCGCGCTGGCCGGTCTCATCGCAGGGATCGCGCTCGTCGCGGGCGCAGCCCCTTCGCGCGCGTCCGCGCCAGCTATCGTCACATCAGAATGCGTCGACTTGGTCCTTCACCTGTTCGCCCATGTTCCGATGCCCGGCAATGCCGCGGAGAACTACGACGCCACTTACGTCGCCCAAATCAGATCGGCCAAGGCCCGCATGACGAACCCGCCGGCCCACCTTGACCTCAGAGCCGCCCTGGCGCCTGCGGCCCCGCGTTTCGCAGCCAGCATGCAGTTACAGGCTCTG from Bacillota bacterium encodes:
- a CDS encoding DUF6504 family protein, whose product is MSEFVGKPVKVSTDAEGARPLAFVCEGRIVAVREVLSEWQDWGFGGTHPAARSWRTRRHRNYFRLLGEDGKVYEIYLDRGGRARKWYLYRVLDGPDQ
- a CDS encoding FprA family A-type flavoprotein produces the protein MKARPIREGICWVGAVDWDRRLFDSLIPLPDGTSYNAYLVRGQDKTVLLDAVDPTMAHELMSKLEETERVDYVVAHHGEQDHSGCIPLVLDKFPGAVVVASPKAKTFLIDLLHIPEDRFMTVEDGATLDLGGRTITFIHTPWVHWPETMVSYLQPDGILFSCDFFGSHLATSDLYVANEARVYEAAKRYFAEIMMPFANVIQKNLEKLAPYDVKMIAPSHGPIYERPSFIVDAYREWTSGPPANLVAVAYVTMHGSTKVMVERLVEALSLRGVGVQQYELTGTDIGKLAISLVDAATVVIGTPTVLAGAHPLAVNAAFLANALRPRVRFVSVLNSQSWGGKAVEQIASTITNLKAEILEPVICRGLPRQADLEAVDRLADSIAGKHRSLGLL